The Alosa alosa isolate M-15738 ecotype Scorff River chromosome 11, AALO_Geno_1.1, whole genome shotgun sequence sequence agaaaaaaatgcaTCCTTGTGTAGAAAATACTAACAGAGTAAACTGCTTTATTGACAACAAGGCTAATCATTTTGACTATCGTGTTCATAACGGTGACACAGGAACTTTTCATTCACTGACATGTTGATTGGTATGTTTGAGACATAAACTAAGTATTTCGAGCAAGTGACATGATTTGCAGGTAATCCAATGTTGTGCTGCAGTTTGcaaattgttttgagaaaaacACGTACTATTGTGCAAACACTAATAATGACTCAAGAAATGCACTTAAGCGACTGAGAAACACAGTAAATGAATATTTATGACATGTTGTAGGCTAATACAACATCAGTGGTAGGTTTacaatatgtaaaaaaaaaaaccagtcTTATTGTACCTATTTTCTTCCTATAGTTTTCAGTGAGAAATGAATGCTTGTTTATATGTTGGTGCAtacatagagaaagagagaaactgcttgtgtgtgtggggctctcGGGTATGAGGCAGAGTAGAGGTCTGGGCATGTCAGTGTTATTTCTTTCAGCGCAGGATGCTGTCACGTCTAGTTTACTGAGATTCTAGGGAAGATttatagtgtgtgagtgtaccttGAACACCTGAAGTTCTTCCAGGATAATTTCCTCAGTGGCCCAGTTCTCCTGAGTTATGCTAACCACTTTCAGGACGGATCCAACATCTAACACATAGATAGATTAGATATATAAgatagattagatagatagatagatagattagatAAATAGATTAGATAGAAATATAGatattaaaatgtttagctTAATCTAGGAATGGGTTGCTACAgcgacatggacacacacacatgcatggtcTACTTAATCAACACTGACATCTGGTGGCAGTAGAGTTCATGACAATGCAAACATCTGGTATCCCTCATTTAACAAGGAAAGTGCAGCAATAAAGCCATAAAGGTCAAATATAACAATGAATACAAACTACTTAGCGATATTGCCTCTAATtccattaatttttttattattcaacTTTAATTCAGATTTATTATTCATTCAAAATACATTCAATTTATTATTCATTATGCATTCAAATATCATGCTGAATGCCCTGCATCActctaacactgtttatctaCCTCTGTTATTCTCTCACCTGTGCCCAGGAACATGACTGCGTACTGGCCGTCCTCAGCGTTCACGCGGTCCACGGCGATCTGCGTGAGGCGGTAGTCGGTGTTGACGCGCGTGAAGACGGGCCGGCGCGTGATTGGGTAGACGGAGCGGTACATGAGGGGGTGGAAGCGGATGAAGCTGATGACCTCATCGGGGAAGTCCTTGGTGCTTTTGATGCGCGGGTCATAGGTGCGGCTTGGGCACTGTGAGAGGAGAGATGTAATAAAGACTTCAAAAAATGTGTGATGTTATGGACACTACAGTGGACTATATGCTGTGCCTTATCACCAAGTGAAAGGAAACAAAGTTCAGGAGATGGAAAACTTGAAGGGTAGTCAATTCAGTGCCCTtcttttacagaaaaaaaatatataatctcTATAAGAATATTGCAACAAGATTGTCAAGGATTTAACAGTTATTATAGAGGTAACATTCATCAAGATTCCTTTGTGACACAAAGAACATTCTCGTTGCGAACTAGCAAATCTTCAGTAAGATCAATTACCATTAGGAAAATAAATATAGAAAAGCAAAAACAGAAAACTATATTTCTTGCCAGTGAACATTTTGTTTACTGACTAGACGTCAGGTGGCAATTTAGAGAATTTAGAGAGGATATGTCTCCCTCTAGAGGGCTGCGGTAATATTACACTAATTCATGTGCACAGAAGAACGTGTGAGCTGGCGAGATTggaagaagaacaagaaaaagaatgaaagagagcaTGACCAAAAAAGGGAGTGCAGACAGAAATAGTCCAGGAGTCCAGAAACATCTGGCAAACATACTCTTATGTCCTCCTAAAAATAAGCTGCACATtaaatgtttgtgcatgtgcatgtgcatgtgcatgtgtgtgtgtgtgtgtgtgtgtgtgtgtgtgtgtgtatgtgtgtgtgtgtgtgtgtttgtgtgtgtgtgtttctgtgtgagtttgtgtgtgagtaactgagtgcctgtgtgtgcatatctttATATGACTGTGAATGCATAAGTGAGTGCTCGTCTGTCTCCCTGTCTGACCACTGCTTATTGACTTTATGTGTATTTGACTCAGCTCCGAAATGGCCTCTACATTAACGAAATTAACTGACCGCAGGACCTGGAAGCGCTCCTAACCGGTGCGGGCCTTGGCCATTACCAAAATAAATACTCCTGGTTCATGTGGCCCGCGCTAGAATACGAGACACCTGTCTGAGGCGGATGTGGGGGGTATTGAATGACCTGTCTGATTACGGTTTATTGTTGTATCACATCGGCCCCTTCAAATTATCCGGACTTTGACTGAAAAGACATTAAACTCTGGATCAAGCTCAGGACCaggaatatattggaatatatTACACAGTCAGAATTGCACAGCAGGCTGACAAGATGATTTGATGAGGAGGACAGACCACAATCCGGATTCTCCGGATATGCCTACATACTCCATTTGAAGGGCACACATTTTTATGGTAACCATGTGCctgtgcatgagtgtgagtgtatataagtgtgtgcatatttatgtgtgtgtgtgtgtgtgtgtgtgtgtgtgtgtgtgtgtgtgtgtgtgtgtgtgtgtgtgcatattttcaTGTGTTACTGACTGTGCCTGGCCGTGGGTAGGGAATCCTTCCCTCGTATTCGATCCAGCGATGTTCAGGTCCTTCCTTGTGTGCATAGGGCCCGTTAAACACTTCTCGAATGTCCGACATGCTATACACACAAACTGCTGAGCCCTTAAAAATGGAGCTGaaagcacacaaatacacacacacacacacacacacacacacacacaaatgttatgTAAAGCTGCATTAAAACTCATATAAACGATGTTGCATAGGTAAATGATTAACACAGCCAGCAGATGTGGAGGAGCATGGCTGTGTTGGCAGTAGCATACCTGCTGGTGGTAAAGACTCCATAGACCACAGGGTTCCTCTCATCCCTGGTTGGCACCAGGAAGATGTCCTCTGAAACAGAGACCCACAAGACAATACATACATGGacccatataaacacacaaacataatcacgcacaaacagacagacagaaacacaaacagagacTGTTAGAGAGAGGTGAataagaggtgaagagagagggagggagagagagagagagagagagagtgagagagagagagagagagagagagagagagagggagagacttaCGCAGCTCATCAAAGTGAGTGTCCACTCCATCTGGGCCAGGGATAGAGCACACCAGCCGGGCCTTGAGAAATGTCGTCCACTTGTTGGTCAAGCTCCTTAAGCCACCAACATCATTctggaacaaacacacacacgcacacacacacacacacactcaattaacCTCATTAAACCTGCAGCCATCATTCTGAAAGCAACCACACCACCTTTGACTAATTACTGCTTTAGTTTATAGACTTCCACCAATTAATCACATCAGAACAGCACATGTGCCAAAGATCAAACTTCTCCAGTCGGTGATCCGGGCCGAGTAATGAACGGTAACTTAAGTTGGGTCCCTTCACACAATTAACTGTACAaacaaagaggagagagggagagagtaaggcAGGAgagaaggaatgtgtgtgtgtgtgagagagagagagatagagagggagagagtaagggaggagagaggaggagagaaggaatgtgagtgtgtgtgtgagtgtgtgtgtgggtgtgtgtgtgtgtgtgagagagggagagagtaaaggaggagagaggagaagagaaggaatttgtgtgtgtgtgtgtgtgtgtgtgtgtgtgtgtgtgtgtgtgtgtgtgtgagtgtgagagagagagagagagagagagagagagagagagagagagagagagagagaggctagggGTTGGAGAATAAAAAGGAGGCCCACTCCTTATCGATTAATCAGGGTCAGATTTGCATATCTTTGGCTTCTCATATCAAAGTGACCTAAGAGGCTGTGCATGAGAGGCTGTGCGTTGTTTTGCCTTCCAAGAGGTTGAACAAGCTGCTCTcaggcacgcatgcacacacacacacaaacacacacacacacacacatctgccaaACATCAGCTTCCCTGCGTTCTCCTGACAGTGtcgctatacacacacacaaatccacacagaCCACATCAGACAAACTCTCTGTTCGTCACATCAACAGATCTTCCTATGAAATCCAATGCTATAACACCTTCAGattaggctctctctctctctctctctcttacaaacacacacacacacacacacacaatccatagtgtgaggaaaaaaacaacatggtaaacTTGAGACGGGGAGTGGGTTAGCCCGCTGCTGCTCTCTAAAGCGCTCCGATCTTCAAAAGGCAGCCGGGCCACTCTGATCCCTCTTATCCAGAGAGGAATCCGGCCCCCGCTCCACACTCCGCTTTACAGCTCCGTCCCAAAGCAATAAACCTGGGCCCGCGCTCCACTCCAGAATCTCACAACGCCACTCGGAATTTGTTTAGCGGGACTCCCAAGAGCCCTCTCGGTGGATCAGAGGACCGGCGGGAACAATTCTCCCCGACGTCTAAAACAACGGCGGTGAGCGGTGGCCGCCCCCAGACTCTGTAGATAAAATGCTTTAAGCACATGAGCGCACTGGGTCTTATACAGCTTAAAGAGTATGCactctacacagacacacaaagatctCCACAAACACTGAGGAGTGGGGGAGACTGTTTCGAGTACGCTGCTAATCAAAACaaggacacacaacacactgtgCTTTTTgtcccatggtgtgtgtgtgtgtgtgtgtgtgtgtgtgtgtgtgtgtgtgtgtgtgtgtgtgtgtgtgtgtgtgtgtgtgcatgtgtgtgtgtttttggatgAGTTCAAACAGTATTTTCAGAGGAAAGATGATGTGTTCGAACAGTACGTCCAGAACAATGATCCGTCTGGACAGAGGAGTTTATAGAgtgtccagcacacacacacacacacgctcccacCCCACTGGGTTGGTACGGAGTGGGCTAAAGGCCACGCTGAGGGGCTTCCTCCAGTGCATCCTGTGGAAAAAGAGCCAGCGAGCTGGGGGCTGATAACGGTGACACGGCCTCGCAGGGTCACCCATGGGGTGGGCCCGCTGTCACCAGCAGCAGTGACTTAAGCGCTCCAAGAGTCATTGCACAACTGATTTACCCCCCTGGACAGTGGTGGTCTGGTCTGCTTTCAGCAGACCGATTGAAGAGGAATGTACCAGGAAGCCTGGTTTCCCAGGGGGAGTTTAACCGTTTTCATTTGTAAGGTTTAAAAAGAGGAAGATCAGAGGGATGGACTGATTGGGATCAGACATGGAGGAGACAACCGTGTGGCCCATCAGGGGTCCTTcctacaatgtgtgtgtgtgtgtgtgtgtgtgtgtgtgtgtgtgtgtgtgtacagtatgtgtgtgtgagtggaaggGGGTTCTTGCTCACCTTGCAGACACGAGCCACCCGGGACAGGACACGCTTTTCCGACACGCTTCCGTCACGACTGGCCTCGCGGAAGAAGAAGTAAATCTTGTCATCGTCGGGGTTGAACGTGTCCGATATGGAAAGAGCTGCTATAAACTTGCCCTCTGttgagaagggagagaggggagattcAGAAAGGGTTAGTGCTTGCTGCTGGGGATGacaaagggttttttttttcagaacacATTTAGAGAACCGACCTCCCCACACAGACATTGGCAGATCTACAGTGGGAGGAGGCGGCCGAAAACCGGTGCGGTGCTTTATGGCTccgcaggaggtgtgtgtgtgtgtgtgtgggtgtgtgtgtgtgtgcgtgtgtgcgcaaggcaggtgtgtgtgtgtgtgtccaggtgtgtgtgtccccgtgtgtgtgtgtagttcgtCTCTCCGTCTGTCTTTAGGAGCACATAGTCCAGTAACATATACaatgtatatatacatgtaaATATATTCCCAGGTTTTGGTGCCCTTTATTCATATGACCGTACCGTCCATATGTTTTGTCATGTGTGGTCTGTGCTTGTGGGTCACCacatttttactgtgtgtgtgcctttgtgtgtgtgtgtgtgtgtgtgtgtgtgtgtgtgtgtgtgtgtgtgtgtgtgtgtgtgcatatgtgcctgcatgtgtgtctctTGTTCATGAGGCCTGTCCGTTTCAAAGAGACCACTGTagtctgcctctgtgtgtggaaTAAATGACAGCGTGGCATCAGATGAGGGAATGAGAGCAGCAGAAATAAAAACCAGTTTGGTCTAATATCAATAACATGACATCAGCCTCTGGAAGCCAAATCCAACCCAAGGGAGCCCTTCACTCTGACAGAGGTGCTTTATGGCAGAGCAGaagggggggaagaggagagggatagaagaaaataaaaaaaagtgattgaaagaagagtgagagagggcacAGTGGAACAGGGGATGACATGAGACGGGTGAAGAGCACATGTTGtgacaggagaggacaggatgCCACTGTGGGATAACAAGAGACGAGATGGGAAAAAAGACCAGAGGACAGGGGGGGAAGAGTGCAGCGCTTGAGAGACATCAACAGTTGGGTCAGAGGGACGAGGATAGCTCGGCCACACCAGCGCTTCTGTGCCAAAACGTCCCAATAATAATTCCactaaagtaaaaaaataataaaataaaataaagtggAAAGCATGTGTCATCAACTAGGGCGGAGTGACCAACACTGATGCAACGCAGTCCTCCCGTCAGCTGGACGAAACCAGCAGCCTCTCTCCTCCGCCTGCGCTGTCCAAAGCAAACAGAGCAGGACGGCTCAGGTCTGGTTTTTAAAAATGAGATCTGTGACCTGTCAGACTTCTAGAGTGCTTACTGCATGCTTGTGCACCATTAATTCAGGGATGAAAGGGTCCAGTGAATCTATTAAATTATCTTGATGCAAATACAGTTGGAGGGTCATTAAATAAGTCACTTGTTATTAGGgtgaaaatattattttaaacaGCAGTGAGTTGTCTTTGAATATGTGCTCTACTGTATTTTGGGGTAATTGCCTGCATGGGTAATTTTTTACATGGGCAAGCAACCATGGCCACACCATAAATGTGTCAATATGAGTGAATACTTTtctgtttgtcagtgtgtgtgtgtgtgtgtgtgtgtgtgtgtgtgtgtgtgtgtgtgtgtgtgtgtgtgtttgtgtgtgagtgtgtgtgaaagagagttcctgtgtgtatgtgtatgtgagtgtgtttgtatgtgaatgtgtgagagacTATTTTTTGGAATGTCATTAGTCTTTTTCTGCAGGCAGGAAGTAGCTAACCTACTAGCCCCTTCTGCCCTCTCCACTGTACACAAAGTAATACTGTGTGACCACAACCATACAGGAAAGtttccccaaaaaaaaaaaaaaaacttggacAATCACAGTGACGAGCAACAcctgaaggggaaaaaaacaccccGGGCATGACGCCACATGCAGAGACATCCGACATAAACAAATGAGGGCTTTCAGATGGAGGTGAGTCCGGCGTTTCCAGTCTGAGCGCCACAGCCAAGGCCCTGAGgccagggaggggaggaggggacgGACGGGGGAGGTGGTCGTGCCGGGCCGCGAGAGCCCCTTCTTACTGGGGGAGTCGGTCAGAGGAAGTCCCTGAGGGGTCAAGCCCTGACTCTTTCATCAGATTACACTGTAATCCTTCACAAGGCCCTCCGGGGCGCTCCGCTGATTTATTCATTTGTTAATAAATTCTGCCGCGACCCAAGGGGTCGGATTGGGTGTCTACAATGAATCAGCCGACCCAAGAAACACACAGCTATTGTGGAGTGAGCTAGCGGTGACTGTTTACACTGCAGTCGGCTGTTTTAAAAGGACACGagcatatttacacacacacgcccgcgcTGGGAAAGTTCTGGGGGCCAGAAAAAAAGTTATCAGGGAAGCCGCTCCGTCATATCGTTCCAGGACAGATGGGGCAAGATAGAACTGGGTTTCCATGTGGGAAGAATGTTGGCTTCCCCCAGATGGTAGGGCCCAAGGGCAAGATTAGAGAGGAGTTTGGTTTCAGGAGCACATCCATTGTAGCCTTAATTACCTTTTTACCACCACTGGCAAGAGCATCACAGTCGTAGCCGGCAAATTAACCTAAAGGTGGAGAATtacaccaccagcagcaccaccggTCCTTTGATCAGCCAGTATCAAGCTGGAGTTCAGCTggatgcttctctctctctcattctttccgaGCGTTCCAAACCCAACAGCAGCGCTCATCTGTAGACTTGGCCAGGGAACACACCCCGGTGCTCCTCCACTGCAAATCTGCCCTGCAGCAAGCGTGCTAGTCATAAAAGGGCTTTTACGGGCCCTCTCGGCGTGATTCAGCAGGAGACGGCTGGGCGTTGGCCCACGGGAGGTCTCAACTGGTCAACAAGAGGCGCTTCGGAAGATTTTACTCGCAAGCAAAGGAAAATGGGACCACAAAGAAgcaagtgcatgttgtgtgttacaATGCAAGTGCTAACCATTATCACTTTCAGAATTATATTTCTTGATGTTATTAACAGAAGCATACCTAAATGGTTCATTATAATTCCACATAACACATAAGAGTAGCTCTGTTCCCTTTCAGGTAGAACTAACAAGGGGCTGATCACATCTTCGACATTTAAGAGCTGTAATACAAAAGGCATATAAAACTGAAactgttaaaataataaaaggatTGCGCAATCGTGCCATATTAGAGAGTTTTATGCACTTGAAGTTAGATGTTGGAGGTTTTTTAGAAACCAATAAAACCTAAAAGTCTGGAAAATGTACAATGACAATGAAAATTTTATTTTGGCAGAAAATGTCCTTCTAAATGTGTATGTTCCTCTCTAAATataactctttctctctattctctgGATTAATTCATAATGAGCTTCTAAAGTATTGGGCATCAATCTCAGAGGGAGTCCAGCAGatgcccctgctgctgctgctgtccgaGTGTCCACTCACCGTTGATCCAGTAATCCTCGGAGATGTCGGTGCGGATGAAGTGCTGGTCAGGAGGTGGCCCCAGCGAGCGTGTGAACGTGGAGTCTTTCCCCAAGAAGTCAGAGGCTGTCCCAGCATACAGGTACTGATCTGGGAACAGGCAGGTATATGTTGATGTAATTGCATGCACAGATAGATTCAGAACTCATACACTACCAAAGCCAACTGGCAATGCACACAGGGAAATGCTGCCAACATGTCCTTCACTGTTGGTGCACTTACATCATGACAGACTGATCCAGACTTATTATTAGAATGGAATGATTGGAAAACCTTACAGATGCTATATGTATTTCTAAATGTACCCTGCTGGGCTAACTACACaacgaaagagagaaagagacacacacacacacacacacactcatctctggCTTGATGGTATCAGCAGATAAACAAGGTTATCTATACCAGGTTTAAGTTTTATAATCGATTCATGACAGAATAAACAGCATGTATTCTTGGCTTGTAGATATCCATGACAACCACCTGGCAAGCACATTTAAATACTTGCACTGGCGTCAGGGAGATGTCATGGATATGGGGGGCATCAATCCAAGTTCACCCGAATGGTCCTCATAAaaccacacgcacgcacacacacacacacactggtgtgccAGTGAATCAGAATCCCAGGGTACTTGGCTCTCTGATGTGAGCGGCTGGCATGTTTACAGAGCTGCCAAATGTAGTTTAGCTTTACTGTAGTATTACTCACACAGGCACTCTTTAATGTTTAACACAGAGCCTTTAAATGTCTAACCTAACTCTTCTCTCAGCTTTACTCAGAAAGGGTGTTgctctctcttatacacatatgcacatagacacgcactctctcacacccaaACACGCCCAtttgacagacacaaacacacacatacacacacaagtgcatggTTGCTCAGATGCCTATTCATCCATATAGCCACATTTAGGTTAATGGGTTACTTTTTAAAACACTTGACAGTTTAGTGGTTTTAAAGAATTTCATACACAAGTGTAGGTCACAATATattttctctatgtgtgtgtgagggattgtgtgtgtatgtacgtgtctGTGTCAGAGAAGTATCCATGTGAATCTCAAGTCTGACTATAAACAGAAATCACTATTTTGGACTTGTTTACTTAAGTCTTTAAACAACTGTGGAATAACGTGGAATGCCGGGCAAATAACAGTGCTCATCTCTCTGGCACCTCTTCCTTCATTGCTTTATCTCTAACGTATGTGATCATAGTGTTCAATGGAAATTACAGCAGCTCTCAGAAGGACACCGTGTGTGGAGCCGGACGTCTGCCATATGCATCACATGTGTGTTtccacgtgtgagtgtgtgagcatccAAAATGTGTGTCCAGTACAGGTGCAAGACACACAAATCAAACAGTGTAGATCCAAAGAGTGAGAGATGATGTTCACACATTGTACTGTAGGCTTCCGGCaagatgtgttttgtttttattgcaaAACCTCTTGGCTTTTCGAGTCTTAAGGCGAAACTGGAGGAGATTGCATGAACTGAAAGGTTGCACTGGACTGTGTCTGTACTGCTGTCCGCATGGCAGCGTGGGGAATGTGTCTATTCTTTCTTCTTCACAGTCGGAGCTCACCTGTCAGCGCCGACGCAAAGGGTTGCCAGGGGTCAAAAGGGCACTTTAGTCTCCCAGACTCCACACTGCTGCTGATGAGATGGAATGCACCCTcctacgtacacacacacacacacacacacacacaggggaataAGCACAGGTACAAAACACGTACAGCCCTCCAGGtatcatacacaaacaccctgTCTTGCAAGGTGTTGTTTTCTTGCCTCACCTCTCTCCGACCTCCGACCTCCACAAAGGCACAGGTGGGGTGGAACGCTCCGGTGCCACACGCGTAAACATGTGTGCGGTTGTAGTTGTGCAGAACCCGTACAAAATTGGCGCACTCCGTCTGAGTGATGGGacggagaaaaaaagagtgtgGATAAATGAagtgagagtgaagagagagagagagagagagagagagagaaagaaagagagagagagagagagagagagagagagagagaaagaaagagagagagagagagagagagagagagagagaaagaaagaggagagagagagagagagagagagaaagaaagaaagaaagaaagagagagagagagagagagagagagagagagagagagggatgaaaggaAGATAAGGATCTTATGGAAAATCAGCTAGTTTATCAAGCGCAGCAGTGGAATGCGCTGGactgggcctgctgtgtgtggtgctgatAAATAACACTGATTTCatgcaaacacagagagaaggcTGAAGAGGCTCATACTCACTTGAGCATTCTTGCCAGCCAGTTTACACATCTCCACTCTCCCAGGGGATCCGCCAGCTGatccaaaagcacacacacacaaacacagagagagagagagagagagagagagagactgtgagtaATAAAACTCAAGCAGATCTTATAAACATActgaagcaaacacacacagaaccagacAGACATCAGTGTATATGTTTTCAATTCAAGATTCCTAAACacttatattgtgtgtgtgtttgtgtgtgtgtgtgtgtgtgtgtgtgtgtgtgtgtgtgtgtgtgtaacgcagGTACGCAAGGTTTGTATGGACAGTTCTGATGGGTATGTAGCATAACATATTAGTTGTTCCCAAACAGTAAAACAGTATATGGGAAATAGATAGGTGAGAGATGCATGGGAGAGTTGGAAAGCCAAGaataaacagaaatacaaagacAGCCTGTGAAAAAATACAAACAGCAACAGAATCCAGATCCATAAAAGGATCgacagagaaagacaaatgATGAGAGTGATGGGGGGGGGCAACTGAAAGCAAGACTAAACAGAACAATGTCCTgggaaatacagagagagagagagagagagaaagacacacagagagagagaaagacagagagagagaggacagagagagactgtgagtaATAAAACTCAAAGCAGATCTTATAAACAtactgaaaaaaacacacacagaaccagacAGACATCAGTGTATATGTTTTCAATTCAAGATTCTAAACActtatattattgtgtgtgtttgtttgtgtgtgtgtgtgtgtgtgtgtgtgtgtgtgtgtgtgtgtgtgtgtgtgtgtgtgtgtgtacgtgtgtgcgcgtgcttgtATGGACAGTTCTGATGGGTATGTAGCATAACATATTAGTTGTCTCCAAACAGTAAACAGTATATGGGAAATAGATAGGTGAGAGATGCATGGGAGAGTTGGAAAGCCAAGaataaacagaaatacaaagacAGCCTGTGAAAAAATACAAACAGCAACAGAATCCAGATCCATAAAAGGATCgacagagaaagacaaatgATGAGAGTGATGGGGGGGGGCAACTGAAAGCAAGACTAAACAGAACAATGTCCTgggaaatacagagagagagagagagagacagacagagagagagaaagacagagagagagaggacagagagagaaagacaccgAGAGAAGGAGgctgagtgaggaggaggaggagaaacagggcACTGTATCACGTTGGGGCTCCGTGCGCACACATGTGTTATAAAAAGCTTAGCTTCTTAGCATGCACAgccttgacctctgaccccgcGCAAAAGGAGCCGTCTCCACACGTACGACCGTATCCCATCTTGCCTCTGATTACACACGATCATACGTCCGCTCGTGAGGCGACTTTGCGGGTTTGCGCTTTGAAGCAAAAACCACCTGACAGGACCAATCTCTCttgctccatttcttttttttaattctttctctctctctctcttcatctctttctctttctcaagtTTTCATGAACATGCACATGCGTTCACAGGC is a genomic window containing:
- the sema3d gene encoding LOW QUALITY PROTEIN: semaphorin-3D (The sequence of the model RefSeq protein was modified relative to this genomic sequence to represent the inferred CDS: inserted 1 base in 1 codon), which codes for MCKLAGKNAQTECANFVRVLHNYNRTHVYACGTGAFHPTCAFVEVGGRREEGAFHLISSSVESGRLKCPFDPWQPFASALTDQYLYAGTASDFLGKDSTFTRSLGPPPDQHFIRTDISEDYWINEGKFIAALSISDTFNPDDDKIYFFFREASRDGSVSEKRVLSRVARVCKNDVGGLRSLTNKWTTFLKARLVCSIPGPDGVDTHFDELQDIFLVPTRDERNPVVYGVFTTSSSIFKGSAVCVYSMSDIREVFNGPYAHKEGPEHRWIEYEGRIPYPRPGTCPSRTYDPRIKSTKDFPDEVISFIRFHPLMYRSVYPITRRPVFTRVNTDYRLTQIAVDRVNAEDGQYAVMFLGTDVGSVLKVVSITQENWATEEIILEELQVFKTSSPILNMEISSKQQQLYVGSAEGLAQVALHRCDIYGQGCADCCLARDPYCAWDGNQCSRYIPASKRRARRQDIKHGDPSSQCWDTEDGKDVEEKLMFGVETNSSFLECXSRSQQAQIRWLYQKPGSDLREEVKADDRVLVTERGLLIRWLQRSDAGSYLCTSQEQRFTRTLLRFSVRVVQQGQLDGHPSPSQRGPSEDPTASVAMAAEARQRYKDFLRVLSGPARSVDEYCEALWFREKRTRLRGKWKHMQELRKSRNRRHHH